A single Symbiobacterium thermophilum IAM 14863 DNA region contains:
- a CDS encoding helix-turn-helix domain-containing protein yields MVILPTWLTGAQAIKHLQVSRSTFYRLVREGRITPYYLPGVADPRYNQEELDALFTPAPRQGGGSTSGTGDDRA; encoded by the coding sequence GTGGTGATTCTGCCCACATGGTTGACGGGTGCTCAGGCGATCAAGCACTTGCAGGTCTCACGATCAACCTTTTACCGGCTGGTTCGCGAAGGGCGGATCACCCCGTACTATCTGCCGGGCGTAGCCGATCCGAGGTACAACCAGGAGGAGCTCGACGCGCTCTTTACTCCAGCACCGAGGCAAGGCGGGGGGAGCACCTCCGGCACCGGTGACGATCGGGCCTGA
- a CDS encoding ATP-binding cassette domain-containing protein, with the protein MSRHRRVAGAWYWNGRPIARPGEFLAPPRAAYVPQGPVLLSGTLRENICLGLPCAEDLLRRAIRDAALERDVQSFPHGLETVVGTRGVRLSGGQIQRTAVARALVREPELLVFDDISSALDVETEQLLWRRLLARGAACVAVSHRPAVLRQAHRIIVLREGRVVGCGRLEELLHSCPEMRDLWFAAGGSG; encoded by the coding sequence TTGTCCCGTCACCGTAGGGTGGCGGGCGCGTGGTACTGGAACGGCCGCCCGATTGCCCGCCCCGGCGAGTTTCTGGCGCCCCCTCGGGCGGCCTACGTGCCGCAGGGGCCGGTGCTGCTGTCGGGGACCCTCCGCGAGAACATCTGCCTCGGTCTGCCCTGTGCCGAGGACCTGCTCCGCCGGGCCATCCGCGATGCGGCCTTGGAGCGGGATGTCCAGTCGTTCCCGCACGGGCTGGAGACGGTTGTCGGCACACGGGGCGTGCGGCTCTCCGGCGGGCAGATCCAGCGCACGGCGGTGGCCCGGGCGCTGGTGCGCGAGCCGGAGCTGTTGGTGTTCGACGACATCTCCAGCGCCCTGGATGTGGAGACGGAGCAGTTGCTGTGGCGGCGGTTGCTGGCCCGGGGCGCCGCCTGCGTGGCCGTGTCGCATCGGCCCGCGGTGCTGCGGCAGGCGCACCGCATCATCGTCCTGCGCGAGGGGCGCGTCGTGGGGTGCGGGCGGCTGGAGGAGCTGCTGCACTCCTGCCCGGAGATGCGCGACCTGTGGTTCGCTGCCGGGGGCTCGGGCTGA
- a CDS encoding GNAT family N-acetyltransferase: MAPGGDRAGHGRLPGGDQSACRDPGQADVLAQHFTGVHPDHRGLGIALALKCLVTRYAQQNGYRRVTTATQETNAAMLAVNRRLGFRVAYSHLRLERFPGHSRRTADV; the protein is encoded by the coding sequence GTGGCGCCTGGCGGCGACCGGGCCGGACACGGCCGTCTGCCTGGCGGCGACCAGTCCGCCTGCCGCGACCCCGGGCAGGCCGACGTTCTGGCGCAGCACTTCACGGGCGTGCACCCCGATCACCGGGGGCTGGGCATCGCCCTGGCACTGAAGTGCCTGGTCACCCGGTATGCGCAGCAGAACGGATACCGCCGGGTCACCACGGCCACGCAGGAGACCAACGCGGCGATGCTTGCCGTGAACCGCCGCCTCGGCTTCCGGGTCGCGTACAGCCACCTGCGGCTGGAGCGGTTCCCGGGGCACTCCCGCCGCACGGCGGACGTATGA
- a CDS encoding NAD(P)H-dependent flavin oxidoreductase, with protein MLCTRLCELLSIEYPIIQGGLAYLARAELCAAVSEAGGLGQITAATLGSPEELREEIRKVRALTRKPFGVNFAMGYRSLEPYIDAALEEGVRIVTITGGNPEPYMKYIDARVPGVMKIILVAGVRAAQKAEALGADAVIAVGYDGGGHLGRDDVGTMALIPRIVDSVKIPVAASGGIVDGRGLMAALALGADGIEMGTRFVAVQECPAHEAYKQLLLETRENETVIMERSIGRPARVLRTGGALRVLEAEARGATLEELLPLISGKVNARAALEGDMEEGFVYAGQGVGLIHDIPTVAELFARILAEARAIGERLRGLGV; from the coding sequence ATGCTGTGTACCCGTCTGTGCGAGTTGCTTTCCATCGAGTACCCCATCATCCAGGGGGGGCTGGCGTATCTCGCCCGGGCCGAGCTCTGCGCGGCGGTGTCCGAGGCCGGCGGCCTGGGGCAGATTACCGCCGCGACGCTGGGCAGCCCCGAGGAGCTCCGGGAGGAGATCCGCAAGGTGCGGGCCCTTACCCGCAAGCCCTTCGGCGTCAACTTCGCGATGGGCTACCGCTCCCTGGAGCCATACATCGACGCGGCGCTGGAGGAAGGGGTGCGCATCGTCACCATCACCGGCGGGAACCCCGAGCCGTACATGAAGTACATCGACGCTCGGGTGCCGGGCGTGATGAAGATCATCCTGGTGGCCGGCGTGCGGGCCGCGCAGAAGGCGGAGGCGCTGGGGGCCGACGCGGTCATCGCCGTCGGCTACGACGGCGGCGGCCACCTGGGGCGGGACGACGTGGGCACCATGGCCCTGATCCCCCGCATCGTCGACTCGGTGAAGATCCCTGTGGCGGCCAGCGGCGGCATCGTCGACGGCCGCGGGCTCATGGCCGCCCTGGCCCTGGGCGCGGACGGCATCGAGATGGGCACCCGCTTCGTCGCGGTGCAGGAGTGCCCCGCCCACGAGGCGTACAAGCAGTTGCTCCTGGAGACTCGGGAGAACGAGACGGTCATCATGGAGCGCTCCATCGGCCGCCCGGCCCGGGTGCTGAGGACCGGCGGGGCCCTGCGGGTGCTGGAGGCGGAGGCCCGGGGCGCCACCCTGGAGGAGCTCCTGCCGCTGATCTCCGGCAAGGTCAACGCCAGGGCGGCCCTGGAGGGGGACATGGAGGAGGGCTTCGTCTACGCCGGCCAGGGCGTCGGCCTCATCCACGACATCCCCACCGTGGCCGAGCTCTTCGCCCGCATCCTGGCCGAGGCCCGCGCCATCGGCGAGCGGCTCCGGGGTCTCGGGGTATGA
- a CDS encoding DUF2103 domain-containing protein produces MKKYRAGKIKREHSVIEHLWPVLEQIAVCEHVTSIIPGPIRPLGTQGFEVTFQRFTETGLRLLAKNGTAVQEVYIVAPDRQAALEWLAAEGIVEWKPKREGEPARRRDAPEPLQTVTLPSDMPCAVCGRAMRAGTRAAVLGRKRHVYAHVRCARK; encoded by the coding sequence TTGAAGAAGTATCGGGCAGGCAAGATCAAGCGGGAGCACAGCGTGATCGAACACCTGTGGCCGGTGCTGGAACAGATCGCCGTGTGCGAGCACGTGACCAGCATCATCCCCGGTCCCATTCGCCCCCTGGGCACCCAGGGCTTTGAAGTGACCTTCCAGCGGTTCACCGAGACGGGCCTCCGGCTGCTGGCCAAGAACGGCACGGCAGTCCAGGAGGTCTACATCGTTGCGCCCGACAGGCAGGCGGCCCTGGAATGGCTGGCCGCCGAGGGCATCGTGGAGTGGAAGCCGAAGCGGGAGGGCGAGCCGGCCAGGCGGCGGGACGCGCCGGAACCGCTGCAGACGGTTACGCTGCCCTCCGACATGCCCTGCGCCGTCTGCGGGCGGGCGATGCGTGCGGGCACACGGGCAGCGGTGCTGGGCCGGAAGCGGCACGTGTACGCGCACGTCCGCTGCGCGCGCAAGTGA
- a CDS encoding tetratricopeptide repeat protein, which yields MPQDARILGTLSVQLAAEGRWQDALHTAHACLRLAEPGSVLYLWALHMLACTYVDAGLPQRARPYAQAYLRQAAGNPQLASYTPFVVRAMGHIAYQEHRFLSAFRWYKKAHALFCRQGDHVQAAVTSHNMAWALTRAGRPHRAREVLAPRHAFPAELAYLFDGAMAAILAAEGRLSDTIQRGHEALSAAGRRAHDLVDAAEVALFLARAYWRLREHGAASAWISRAAEFAALQGWRFVDVLHLNERAGGGEVPHAASPRGSANLHHRGCFTTGIA from the coding sequence TTGCCGCAAGACGCCAGGATTCTCGGCACCCTGTCGGTCCAACTCGCCGCAGAGGGTCGCTGGCAAGACGCCCTGCATACTGCTCACGCCTGTCTTCGCCTGGCTGAGCCCGGCAGCGTCCTCTACCTCTGGGCGCTTCACATGCTGGCATGTACGTACGTGGATGCGGGGCTGCCGCAGCGGGCCCGGCCTTACGCTCAAGCCTACCTGCGCCAGGCGGCCGGCAACCCGCAACTGGCGTCCTACACGCCCTTTGTCGTCCGGGCGATGGGCCATATCGCCTACCAGGAGCACCGCTTCCTGAGTGCGTTCCGCTGGTACAAGAAGGCGCACGCGCTCTTCTGCCGTCAGGGAGACCACGTTCAGGCCGCGGTCACCAGCCACAACATGGCCTGGGCCCTGACACGGGCAGGGCGCCCCCACAGGGCACGGGAAGTCCTGGCGCCTCGGCACGCTTTCCCCGCAGAGCTGGCGTACCTGTTCGATGGCGCCATGGCCGCTATTCTGGCCGCAGAGGGCCGGCTGAGCGATACCATCCAGCGCGGCCATGAAGCGCTGTCTGCCGCCGGCCGCCGCGCGCATGACCTCGTAGACGCTGCAGAGGTCGCCCTTTTCCTGGCGCGCGCCTACTGGCGCCTCCGGGAGCATGGGGCCGCCTCGGCTTGGATAAGCCGCGCCGCAGAGTTTGCAGCCCTCCAGGGGTGGAGGTTTGTCGACGTCCTCCACCTGAATGAACGGGCGGGGGGAGGTGAAGTCCCTCATGCGGCGTCTCCTCGTGGCAGCGCTAATCTGCATCACCGTGGCTGCTTCACTACTGGCATCGCCTAG
- the map gene encoding type I methionyl aminopeptidase, with product MIRLKSQREIAIMRDAGRIVAECHAALAEKIEPGITTWELDQFVEQFLARHGATPSFKGYNGFPASICASVDDVICHGFPSRKRLKAGQVVTIDIGAYYKGYHGDSAWTYAVGEVSPSVQELMKVTEEALYAAIAVALPGNRMGDIGHAIQSLAESHGFGVVREYIGHGVGQKLHEPPEVPHYGQPGTGIALRPGMTIAIEPMITLGDWRSKLDPDGWTARTVDGSICVQFEHTIAITDNGPEILTKL from the coding sequence TTGATCAGACTGAAGTCGCAGCGCGAGATCGCGATCATGCGGGACGCCGGGCGCATCGTGGCCGAGTGCCACGCCGCCCTGGCGGAGAAGATCGAGCCCGGCATCACCACGTGGGAACTGGATCAGTTCGTCGAACAGTTCCTCGCCAGGCACGGCGCCACACCCAGCTTCAAGGGGTACAACGGCTTTCCCGCCTCCATCTGTGCGTCGGTGGACGACGTCATCTGCCACGGCTTCCCCAGCCGGAAGCGGCTGAAGGCGGGGCAGGTGGTCACCATCGACATCGGCGCCTACTATAAGGGCTACCACGGCGACTCCGCGTGGACGTACGCCGTGGGGGAGGTGTCGCCCTCGGTCCAGGAGCTGATGAAGGTGACCGAGGAGGCGCTCTACGCCGCGATCGCGGTCGCCCTGCCGGGGAACCGCATGGGCGACATCGGCCACGCGATCCAGAGCCTCGCGGAAAGCCACGGGTTCGGCGTGGTCCGCGAGTACATCGGCCACGGCGTGGGCCAGAAGCTGCACGAGCCGCCCGAGGTGCCCCACTACGGGCAGCCGGGGACGGGCATCGCGCTCCGGCCCGGCATGACCATCGCCATCGAGCCGATGATCACCCTGGGGGACTGGCGGTCGAAGCTGGATCCCGACGGCTGGACAGCCCGCACGGTGGACGGCTCGATCTGCGTGCAGTTCGAGCACACCATCGCGATCACGGACAACGGACCGGAGATCCTGACGAAGCTGTAG
- a CDS encoding histidinol-phosphatase, producing MLNRLADYHMHTVRCGHAVGAMEAYVETAIARGLGEIGFSDHVPMYWLPEERRDPTGAMAMEELEAYVSDVLRLRERYPEIPIRLGLEADFIPGHEEELVRLLEPYPWDYVIGSVHFLDDWNFDHPDLVHRYAEWDIDVLYDRFFALERAAAESGLFDILAHIDLIKKFGHRPRGDQSEAYAALADAIARSGVAIELSTAGLRKPVGEYYPAPALLKACCARGIPVVISSDAHAPEEVGWGFAEARALALEVGFTHTARFAGRRRQMVPLS from the coding sequence GTGCTGAACCGGCTCGCGGATTACCACATGCACACGGTGCGCTGCGGCCACGCCGTGGGCGCCATGGAGGCCTATGTCGAGACCGCCATCGCGCGGGGGCTGGGAGAGATCGGCTTTTCGGACCACGTGCCCATGTACTGGCTGCCGGAGGAGCGGCGCGACCCCACCGGCGCGATGGCGATGGAGGAGCTGGAGGCGTACGTTTCCGACGTCCTGCGCCTCCGGGAGCGCTACCCCGAGATTCCCATCCGGCTGGGGCTGGAAGCCGATTTCATCCCCGGGCACGAGGAGGAGCTGGTTCGGCTGCTGGAGCCGTACCCCTGGGACTACGTGATCGGGTCGGTCCACTTCCTGGACGACTGGAACTTCGATCATCCCGACCTGGTGCACCGCTACGCCGAGTGGGACATCGACGTGCTGTACGACCGGTTCTTCGCCCTGGAGCGGGCGGCGGCCGAGAGCGGCCTCTTTGACATCCTCGCCCACATCGACCTGATCAAGAAGTTCGGCCACCGGCCGCGCGGAGATCAGAGCGAGGCCTACGCGGCCCTGGCCGATGCCATCGCCCGGTCCGGCGTCGCGATCGAGCTGTCCACCGCCGGGCTGCGCAAGCCCGTGGGCGAGTATTACCCCGCCCCGGCCCTGCTGAAAGCCTGCTGCGCCCGCGGGATCCCGGTGGTCATCTCGTCGGACGCCCACGCCCCGGAGGAGGTCGGCTGGGGGTTCGCAGAGGCGCGGGCGCTGGCCCTGGAGGTCGGGTTCACCCACACCGCCCGGTTTGCCGGTCGGCGGCGCCAGATGGTGCCCCTGTCCTGA
- a CDS encoding DUF3243 domain-containing protein translates to MENVSSDTPILESFEQWKQFLSDRVKEFKRTGASQQTITNMATSIGNFLAEKVDPRNREQRLLKELWDVGTEEERKALASMVTKMVSDGKVH, encoded by the coding sequence ATGGAAAACGTCTCTTCCGACACCCCGATCCTGGAGTCGTTCGAGCAGTGGAAGCAGTTCCTCTCCGACCGGGTCAAGGAGTTCAAGCGGACCGGCGCCTCGCAGCAAACCATCACGAACATGGCGACCAGCATCGGCAACTTCCTGGCGGAAAAGGTGGACCCCCGCAACCGCGAGCAGCGGCTGCTGAAGGAGCTGTGGGACGTCGGCACGGAAGAGGAGCGCAAGGCGCTGGCGAGCATGGTCACCAAGATGGTGTCGGACGGAAAGGTACACTGA